One window of the Micropterus dolomieu isolate WLL.071019.BEF.003 ecotype Adirondacks linkage group LG08, ASM2129224v1, whole genome shotgun sequence genome contains the following:
- the LOC123975336 gene encoding cbp/p300-interacting transactivator 3-like encodes MHIIPELTQKTNSSDCRVAAEFVSAAGLHVAGASAGETTPALIQLLRTDSTLIHRGDRAAMAEHMMMPMTHGFRMGMNGPPQHNGQPGLRSLPNGQVMHYGRNPQNNMEAAMRQRPVMVGPGGMAGPMNGAPMANHHHHQMMSGNMMYNGQVPQQQHHHMHPQQQQQQQQQQQQQQQQQQQQQQQQQQQGGHLQQYHPGTLTSQQLMASMHLQKLNTQYHGHPLGSANGHHLPNGAQYRVGPAQLSSMQHIGGPLGPNGMDMDLIDEEVLTSLVLEFGLDRVQELPELFLGQNEFDFISDFVCKQQPSTVSC; translated from the exons ATGCATATAATCCCTGAGTTGACCCAGAAAACAAACTCCTCTGACTGTCGAGTCGCCGCAGAGTTTGTATCCGCCGCAGGGCTGCATGTAGCCGGAGCATCAGCTGGAGAAACAACCCCGGCACTGATCCAACTTCTCCGTACGGATTCCACATTAATACATCGG GGTGACAGAGCAGCCATGGCCGAACACATGATGATGCCCATGACCCACGGCTTCAGAATGGGCATGAATGGGCCTCCACAGCACAACGGTCAGCCCGGCCTGCGCAGCCTGCCCAACGGCCAGGTGATGCACTACGGCAGGAACCCTCAGAACAACATGGAGGCGGCCATGAGACAGCGGCCGGTCATGGTGGGACCTGGAGGGATGGCCGGCCCCATGAACGGAGCCCCCATGgccaaccaccaccaccaccagatGATGTCTGGGAACATGATGTACAATGGCCAGGTcccgcagcagcagcaccaccacATGCAcccccagcagcagcagcaacagcagcagcagcaacagcagcaacagcagcagcagcagcagcagcagcagcagcagcagcagcagggtggACACCTACAGCAGTACCACCCTGGTACCCTCACCTCTCAGCAGCTCATGGCCAGCATGCACCTGCAGAAACTCAACACTCAGTACCATGGACACCCGCTGGGCTCAGCCAATGGCCACCACTTGCCCAATGGCGCTCAGTACCGGGTGGGGCCGGCCCAGCTCTCAAGCATGCAGCACATCGGTGGCCCTTTGGGGCCAAATGGCATGGACATGGATCTGATCGACGAGGAAGTTCTGACTTCACTAGTGCTGGAGTTTGGGCTGGACCGTGTTCAGGAGCTACCTGAGCTCTTCCTGGGACAGAATGAGTTTGACTTCATATCGGACTTTGTGTGCAAACAGCAGCCGAGCACGGTGAGCTGTTGA